TGCCGCCAGTGGATGGGCCGCGGCGACCATGCCGTGGCGGGAGGTCATGGTGGGGCGGCGGCCGTGCATGCTTCGTCTCCTCGTCGTCTTCTGCAACGATCAGAGCATGATTCCGGCCCTAGAACAGGCTGCCTTGCCCATCATCGGCGGGAGGCCGGGCCGCTTTGCGCGCATGACGCTTCGGCTCTTCGCTCGGTTCGGAGCGAGGCAGGTCGGCGAGAGGCAGCTGCACCTCCGGCGCGTCGTTGGCGACCTTGTTGACGGCGCTGCCGATGGCGACGGCCTCCAGAAGATCGTCCGGCGGCGGCTTCAGCAGCCGGGCCGTCTGCTGCGGGGTGCTCTGAGGATCGAGCCAGGCGTCATGGTCATCAGGGTCCAGGATGATCGGGCTGCGGTGATGGATCGGTGCCATCAGTCCATTGGCGGGTCCGGTCATCATCGCCACCGTGTCGATCTCGGAACCATCCGGCGAATTCCAGGTCTCCCACAGCGCGGCGAAGGCGAAGAAGCCGCGATCCGGCCGGCGGAACAGGAAGGCTTCGTTCTGCGCCTGGCGGCCGGAGCCGCTGCGCCGCCATTCATAGAAGGCATCGGCCGGCAGCAGGCAACGCCGGCGCGTCAGCGCGTTGCGGAAGGAGGGCTTCTCGGCCGCGCTCTCGCTGCGCACATTGATGACGAGCGGGAAATCCTTGGCGTCCCGGACCCAGCCGGGGATGAAGCCCCAGCGCATCAGCAGGAAGCGCCGCGCCCCGTCATGCGGCAGCACGACAGGAATCGGCTGCGTCGGTGCGATATTGTAGCGCGGCGGGAAATTCGGCTGCTCGCGATAGCCGAAGGTCTCGCGCATGGCTTCAGGGGGCAGGGTGATCGCATAGCGTCCGCACATGCCGGCTGTTTACGTCGAGACGAGGCGGTCAGATCAACACTTTCTTTCCGGTTGGCCAAACATAGTCGCCCCGATTCGGGGCAGAAGATGAGCGCCATCGCGACGAATGTGCCGGTCGATGCGCCGGCAAACCGGGCCGGAAGCGTCGACGCACCCCGTATGTCGACCGATTTCCTCAACCGCTACAGCGAAGCCCTGATGCTCATCGAGATGGCGGCGCTGGATGACACCGTCCTCGCCGATCTCCAGGCCTGGCACAGCATCAGCTATCGCGAGCATTTCCGCTCCTCTCAGCTGCGCTGTGCGGCCTCGGCGCTCGCGGCCTATGACCGGGTCGATCTCGTCCGGGCAAGGGCTTTCGAGGATATCTGCCTGTCGATGACCCGGCTGGTGCGGACAGTGTGCGCGCTTCTGACCGAAAAGCCGCAGCCGCCTGAGTTGCCGATGATCATCGAGGTGGCCGGTGAGGCCCTGCGCCGGCAGATCGGCCGCGCGACGCAGTTCATCAACGCCAACGGCATGATCGATATCGCCATCTTCGAGGACGCCGCCCTGCAGGAGGAGATCGACGCGCTGCTCGCGCGTTGATCAGGGCTTGCGCCGCGCTCCGACGAGAAACTCGCGATTGCCGTCGCCGCCTTCGATCGGGGAGGGGATCGGTCCTTCGACGGTGAAGCCCAGCGTGCCGAACAGCGCGACGATGTCGTCGCAGACTTGCTGCTGGATCGCCTCGTCCCGGACGATGCCCTTCTTGAGCGCCGCCCGTCCGGCCTCGAATTGCGGCTTGATCAGCGCCGCGATCCCGGCTTGCGGCACGAGCAAGGCCGCAACCGCCGGCAGGACGAGCTTGAGCGAGATGAAGCTGACATCGATGGCGGCGAGGGCTGGCATTTCCGGCATAGCCTCCGGCGCCAGCGTGCGAATGTCCTGACCCTCGAAACTCGTCACCCGCGGATTTGCGCGCAGCGAAGCGTGGAGCTGGTCGCGGCCGACATCGACGGCGACGACATGGCGCGCGCCGCGCTTCAGTAGAAGATCGGTGAAGCCGCCGGTCGACGACCCGACATCCAGGCAGACCTGCCCGGCCGGATCGAAGCCGAAGGCATCGAGCGCGCCTGCCAATTTCAGGCCGCCGCGTGAGACGTAAGGATGCGGCGCCTCGGCCGTCAGCGCAGCATCCCGCGCCACCATCTCCGAGGCCTTCCGCACCGGCTGACCATTGGCGCTGACCAGCCCGGCAGCTATCGCAGCCTGCGCCCGCGCCCGGCTTTCGAAGAAGCCGCGTTCGACGAGCAACTGGTCCGCGCGGCTCTTCATCGCGATCCGCCCGCGCCGGCGCGGCTTTCTCTCCAGCCCTCATCCTGAGGAGCCATTTCGCCAGAAATGGCGTCTCGAAGGATGCTCCAGATGGTTCCGGAGTTTCCTGGAGCATCCTTCGAGACGCGATCCTCCGGATCGCTCCTCAGGATGAGGGCTGAAGGGGGCGAGACCACTGCCATGGCTGTCGGCCTGAATCAGGCGCGCTTGACGACGCTTGGCGCTCCGAGCGCGCCATCGACGGCAGCGACGATGCCGCCGGCGTCGAGCCCAGCGGCGGCATACATCGCGTCCGGCTTGTCATGATCCTGGAAGACGTCCGGCAGTGTCAGCGTCCGCACCTTCAAGCCGGTATCGAGCGCGCCGTTGCGGGCGAGCAGATGCAGCACATGGCTGCCGAAGCCGCCGACCGAGCCTTCCTCGATCGTGATCAGGATCTCGTGCTCGCGGGCGAGCTTAAGGATCAGCGACTCGTCGAGCGGCTTGGCGAAGCGCGCATCCGCGACCGTGGTCGAAAGCCCGCGCTGCGCCAGCAGATCGGCCGCCTTCAACGCTTCGGCGAGGCGCGTGCCGAGCGAGAGCAACGCGATCCGCGTTCCCTCCCGCACGATGCGGCCCTTGCCGATCTCCAGGGGCATGCCGACGTCGGGAATTTCGACGCCGACGCCCTCGCCGCGCGGATAGCGGAAGGCGATCGGCCCTTCGTCATAGGCTGCGGCGGTCGCGACCATATGGGTCAGCTCCGCTTCGTCGGCCGCGGCCATCACCACCATGTCCGGCAGGCAGGCGAGATAGGCGACGTCGAAGGAGCCGGCATGGGTCGCGCCATCGGCGCCGACGAGCCCGGCCCGGTCGAGCGCGAAGCGCACCGGCAGCTTCTGGATCGCCACGTCATGGACGATCTGGTCGTAGGCGCGCTGCATGAAGGTCGAGTAGATCGCGACGAAGGGCTTGTAGCCTTCGGTGGCGAGCCCGGCCGCGAAGGTCACCGCGTGCTGCTCGGCGATCCCGACATCGAAGGTGCGGCCGGGGAATTCCTTCCCGAAGGCATCGAGCCCGGTGCCGGATGGCATGGCGGCGGTGACGGCGACGATCTTGTCGTCCTCCCGCGCCTCCTTCATCAGGGCATTGGCGAAGACGCCGGTATAGCTCGGCGCATTCGCCGGGGCCTTGGCCTGCAGGCCGGTGATGGGGTCGAACTTGACGACGCCGTGATATTTGTCGGCGCTGGCCTCGGCCGGGGCATAGCCCTTGCCCTTCTGCGTCACGACATGGACGAGGATCGGCCCGTTGCCGGCGTCGCGGACATTGCGCAGCACCGGCAGCAGATGGTCGAGATTATGCCCGTCGATCGGCCCGACATAGTAGAAGCCGAGCTCCTCGAACATCGTCCCGCCCGTCCAGAAACCGCGGGCGTATTCTTCGGTGCGCTTGGCCTTGTCGTGGAAGAAGCGCGGCAGCCTCTCGGCGAGCTGCTTGGCGACCTCGCGCAGCGAGCGATAGGTCCGGCCCGAGACGAGCCGCGCGAGATAAGCCGACATCGCGCCGACCGGGGGGGCGATCGACATGTCGTTGTCGTTGAGGATGACGATCAGGCGCGAGCCGAGCGCGCCGGCATTGTTCATCGCCTCATAGGCCATGCCGGCCGACATCGCGCCGTCGCCGATCACGGCGATGACATTGTTGCCCTCGCCCTTGAGATCGCGCCCGACGGCCATGCCGAGCCCGGCCGAGATCGAGGTCGAGGAATGGGCGGCGCCGAACGGGTCGTAGGCGCTCTCGGAGCGCTTGGTGAAGCCGGAGAGCCCGCCCGGCTGGCGCAGCGTGCGGATGCGCTCGCGCCGCCCGGTCAGGATCTTGTGCGGATAGGCCTGGTGGCCGACATCCCAGATCAGCCGGTCGCGCGGCGTGTCGAAGACATGGTGCAGCGCGACGGTCAGTTCGACCACGCCGAGCCCCGCGCCGAGATGCCCGCCCGTCACGGAAACGGCGTCGATCGTCTCCAGCCGCAGCTCGTCGGCGACCTGTCGAAGCTGTGCATCGTCGAGCGCCCGCAGATCGGCGGAGTCGTGGATCGTGTCGAGGAGCGGCGTGGCGGGGCGGGGCACGAGGGTGTCTGATCCTTCGCTGAGACGATCTGGAAATAGAGCCTGCGCGGCGCGCTGGCAAACGGGGGGCGGGATTCCATTTTGATTCCCGAAGGGTGTCCTCCTCTTCCCACGAAACGGGTGGTTCCGGTGCCGGCAAGGCGTTTCAGTGTCCGCAGACCGTTTTCGAGGACACCGTTCGATGCAACAGACCGATACCACACCGCTGCCGGCGGCATTCAGACGCATCGGCTGGTCCAATCTCTTCGCACAGTTCTCGGAGCAGATTGCGCTGGCCGCGGCACCTCTGGCCGCGGTTCTCCTGCTCGCGGCCGGGCCGGCCGAGACAGGCTGGCTGCAGACGGCGCAGACCTTGCCCTTTCTCCTGCTGTCCATTCCCGCCGGGCTGATGGTCGATCGCGCCTCGCGGCGCCGGCTCATGGTCGGCACGGAAGCGTTGCGCGCGGTGTCCTTGCTGGCGATCCCGCTGCTGCTTGCCGCGGGCAGCCTCAACCTGACCTGGCTCGCCGTGCTCGGCGCGCTCGGCGCCATCGGCACGGTCTGCTACAGCGTGGCGGCGCCGGCCTTCGTTCCCTCCGTGGTGCCCCGCGCGCGGCTTGCCGACGCCAATCGCTGGCTGGAGCTGGCGCGCAGCGCCGCCTATGCCGGCGGCCCTGCGCTCGGCGGGGCGCTCGTCGGATGGATCGGCGTATCGACGGCCTATGGCCTCGCCGCCGGGCTCTCGATCCTCGCCGCGCTCCTGCTGGCCGGTCTACCAAAGGATGAAGCGCCGTCCGGCCCGCGGCGCGACCTGCTCGATGATCTGAAGGAGGGCGCGCGTTTCGTCGCCGGCCACGACCTGCTCAGGCCGATCCTGATGACGGCGGTCTTCTTCAATATCTCCTGGTTCATCTTCCAGGCGGTCTACGTCGCCTATGCCATTCAGAATCTCGGCCTCAGCGCGACCCAGGTTGGCGTGACCCTCGGCATCTACGGCGCGGGCATGATCGTCGGCGCCGTCCTCGCGCCCGCCATCGCACGGCAGGTTTCCTTCGGGACGCTGATCCTGCTCGGACCATTCGCCGGCCTCTGCGCGGCCGGCGTGATGCTCGCGACGCTCTGGGTTCCGTCGGTTTATCTGGTCGGCGCGAGCTTCTTCCTGTTCGGCGTCGGGCCGATCATCTGGACGATCTCGACGATGACATTGCGGCAGGCGGTGACCCCCAACGCGATGCTCGGCCGCGTGTCGGCCCTGATCATGACGGCGACCTTTGGCGCGCGGCCGGTGGGCGCCGCGATTGGCGCCTCCGTGGCGGCGCATCTCGGCATCTCGGCCTGTCTTGCCCTGGCGACCGCAGGTTTCCTGATCCAATTGCTCGTGATCGGCTTTTCGCGGGTCCCGCGCCTACGGGACATTTCCGAGGCGGCCTGAGCCTGTGGCGCATCCTCTGCCGTCATTCCGGGGCAGGCCGCAGGCCTGAGCCTGGAACCCAGAACCGATGCGGCTATGAGTTCGAGCGATGGCCCCACCGCGTCCTTCTTGGAAGGGGCGTCGGTTCTGGGTTCCGGGCTCGATCCTTCTGATCGCCCCGGAATGACGGCGCATAAGCCATCGGTTGGTGTAAAAGGCCGACTGTTTCAGCCCTCGGGCAGCGGGATGAACTCGCTCTCGTCGCCGGGGACGGTATCGAAGCGGCCGGTTTTCCACTCATCCTTGGCTTGTTCGATGCGTTCCTTCGATGAGGAGACGAAGTTCCACCAGATATGGCGCGGCCCGTCCATCGGCTCGCCGCCGACGATCATCACCCGGCTCTGGTCGATGGCGAGGATCGAGATGCGGTCGCCCGGCTTGAAGACGAGGAGCTGGCCGGCGCCGAATTCCTCGCCGGCGATGTCGACCTTGCCCGAGACGATGTAGATCGCGCGCTCGCCATAGTCGGGGTCGAGCGGCAGGATCGCGCCCGGCGACAGCACGGCCTCGGCATAGAGCGCGTCCCAGGGAAACTTCACCGGCGAGGTCTGGCCATAGGCCGAGCCCATGATCAGGCTGATCCGCTTTCCGCCTTCGACGATCCTCGGCAGTTCGGGCGCGCCGTGATGCACGAATTCCGGCGCGACCTCCTCATGCGTCTTCGGCAAGGCGAGCCAAGCCTGGATGCCGTAGAGCTTCGGGCCGGTGGCTCGGGCTTCCATTCCGGTACGCTCGGAATGGACGATGCCGCGCCCGGCCGTCATCAGGTTGACCGCGCCGGGCTTGATGGCGAGCGCCGTGCCGAGCGAGTCGCGATGCATGATCTCGCCGTCGAAGAGATAGGTGACGGTCGAGAGCCCGATATGCGGGTGCGGACGAACGTCGAGCCCCTCGCCGAGATGGAATTCGGCCGGCCCCATCTGGTCGAAGAAGATGAACGGGCCGACCATGCGCTGGCCGATCGCCGGCAAGGCGCGCCGGACCTGGAAGCCGCCGAGATCATGCGTGCGTGGCACGATCACCTTTTCGATCGCCTCGCAGGAGCGGGCATCGCCCAGGATCGGATCATCGGCGGGCAGTTGCGACATGGCGGCCTCCTTGGTCAGGCCGAAGCCTGATCCCGTTCGGGCCGCCGGGCAAGCCGGCAGGTTGCAACCGGCCGTTGGCGGGCGCGCAATGTCGAGGCGCCCGCGTGGAAGCCGCGCCTCGGGCCGCGTTTAGTTGTCGACGTCGAGCGGCGTGGTACCCGTCGGCTTGCCGTCGGCGCCGAGCGTGATGCGCTCGATACGGGCTTCGGCCTGCTTCAGAAGTGCGTCGCAACGCACCTTCAGCGCCTCGCCGCGCGTGTAGATCGCGATCGATTCCTCGAGCGGCACGTCGCCGCGCTCCAGCCGCGCAACGATGCCTTCGAGCTCCTTCATCGCAGCCTCGAAGGGCAGGGCCGCGACATCGGCATTGGAGTTGTCTTGCGTTTTGTCTTGGCTCACGGACCCGATTCCTCTTTGCGGCAAGCTTATCGGCCGGAGCGCGCTCCGCCGCAACCCGGGAATGGATCGAGCGACCGTCGGTTTGACACGGAACTAGGCCGTCATTCCGGGGTGGGCCGCAGGCCCGAGCCCGGAAGCCATGAACACGACGGCAGATCAGATGGTGCTGTCGATCGGCGAGCTTACCCGTCCAACCGGTGTTCATGGGTTCCGGGCTCTTCGCTGACGCGAAGCCTCGGAATGACCGGGTGGTTCTTGGAAACGCGAATTTACAATAGCCGCCGGATTCAGACCGGCAGCGCGGACGTCTTCTTGATCGTGCGCAGCGTCAGCGTCGACTGCACGCGGGTGACGCCCGGCAGCTGCGTGATGATGTCGGTGTGGATGCGCTCGAAATCGGCGCTGTCGCGATAGATCACCCGCATCAGATAGTCGTGCGCGCCGGCGAGCAGGTGGCATTCCAGGATTTCCGGCAGGCTCTGCACGGCCTGCTCGAAGCTCTCCAGCGAGGCGCGGCCCTGCTGGTCCAGCGTGACGAAGACGAAGGCCGTGCCGGGGAAGCCCGCGATCTTGTCGTCGAGCATCATCGCATAGCCGCGGATCAGGCCGCTTTCCTCGAGCTGTCGCACGCGCCGCAGGCAGGCCGAGGGCGAGAGATGCACCTTCTCGGCGAGGTCGGAATTGGTGATGCGGCCATCCTGCTGGAGAATCCGCAGGATGGAGCGGTCGCGTGAATCGAGCTCGATCGTCATGGTCACGGTAGAAACCTCCCGCGTGATGCATCGTCGCAAAATTCACGCGATGCAAGCAATCTTCTGCGCCGATATCGAGCCGACGCGCTTCTATCCGCAGCAAGCGTGGCGTGGCGTTGCAGGAATATGCGCAGGCCGAACGGCCCGTTCAGGTCAGCGGCATCGCGAAAGGCGTGCCCTCGAACGCATCGGCGCCGCGTCCGATTCGCTCGATCGCGCGGATCATCCGGCCATCGCGGCCAAGCGTTGCATCGGCGAGAGCGACAAGCCTGACATTAGGCGTCGCCGAAGGGGCGGCGGTCCGCAATGCGTCGGCAACCTCCTCCTCGTCGCGCTCGGGGCTGATGGCGCAGGCCGCGATATAGGCGGCGGCGGTGGAGCGGCTGATGCCTGCCCAACAATGGATCACCATCGGCGCCTCACGGTCCCAATTCCGCACGAAGGCGAGGAAGCGCCCGATATGGTCCTGGCCGGCGAGGACATGGCCGTCCAGGGGCTGGTTGATGTCGGACATGCCGAGAAAGAGATGGCGGCTCTCCGCGATGCCGGCAGGGCGCTCGACGACGGAGCCGACATTGATCAGGGTCACGAGATGGCGGGCGCGGACGGCGGCGACGGTCTCGCTGAGCCTGGATAGCGGGGAAACATGAAGGCTGGGCAAGAGGCCGGCTCCGGGTTCCGCGGCTGGAAACGATGGGACAGACGATAGCATGATCGACAGCGCCGACGTCTCCATGACATGGAAGCCGCAACCCATCGACCTGTCCTGGCGGCGCTCCCCATGAATCTCTGGTTCCGGCTGATCTGGCTCCTGCTGACGACGCGCTTCCGGCCAAAGCTCGCGCTGCCGCGGCAAGCCTCCATCCTGCCCTTCCGGGTCTGGTTCCACGATCTCGACACCAGCCTGCACATGAACAATGGCCGCTACTGGTCGCTGATGGATCTCGGCCGGCTTGATCTGATGCTGCGCAGCGGGCTGTGGCGGGCGGTGCTGCGCCATGGCTGGCTGCCCGTCGTCAATGCCGGCACCATCCGCTTCCGGCGCGAGATGCGCCTGTTCCGGCCGTTCCGGCTGGAAACCAGGATCCTGTGCTGGAGCGAGAACTGGCTCGTGATGCAGCATCGTATGCTGATGCATGGGAGCGACGGCAGGGAGATCGTCGCGGCGGTCGCGCTGGTCCGGGCGGCGCTCTACGACAACCGTGCCCGCGCTTATGTCCCGGTGGCCCGAATCCTGGGCGAGATCGGCGTCGCCGCGACAAGCCCCGAGCCGAGCCCGGAAGTGGTGGCTTTCATTGCCTCCGAAGAAGCGATGCGCAGCGCCGCCTCGACGGCAGTCTGAACCCGGTTATTCGGCCGCCAGCCTTGTCGCGCGCCATTGCGCCAGCAGGGCGCGCAGCGCCGCAGGCTTCAGCGGCTTGTTGAGCAGATAGACATCGAGCGCGCTCGCGGCTTCGCGGACATGCGGCGTCCGGTCGGCGGTGAGCAGGATCGCCGGCATCGGCGTCCGGGCCCGTGCGCGCAGGGCGGTGATGGCTGTCAGCCCGTTGCCGTGGTCGAGATGATAGTCGGCGATCAGCACGTCGGCCTCGCCCTTGCTCCCGACATGCGGCAGCGCCTCGTCCAGCCCCGGCGCGATCGTGACCTGGCAGCCCCAGCCTTCGAGCAGGCGCTTCATGCCGTCGAGAATGGCGGGCTCGTTGTCGATGACGAGCAGCCGCATCCCGGCGAGCTGCCCGGCCGGGGCATTGCGCGGCGCGGCGCCGGTCGCCATCGCGGGCAGCGGCGCGGCGCGCGGCACCAGCACCGAGAAGCGCGAGCCGCGCCCCGGCGCCGAATCGAGCGTCAGCCCATGGTCGAGCGCACGCGCGATGCGCTGGACGATGGAAAGCCCGAGTCCGAGCCCGCGCGCCACCTTGGCGCCCTGGTCGAGCCGCTGGAATTCACGGAACACCGTCTTCTGCTTGCTCTGGGGAATGCCGAGACCGGTATCGATGACCTCGACGGCGACCTGATTGCCCCGTCGCCGGCAGCCGATCAGCACCTTGCCGTTCGGCGTGTACTTGATCGCGTTCGAGATCAGGTTCTGCAGCAGCCGGCGCAGCAGGCGCCGGTCCGAGCGCAGCGTCAGGCTGGTCGGCATGAATACGAGCTTGAGCCCCTTCTCCTGGGCGCTGGGCTCGAACTCGCGCTGGAGCTGGCGCATCAGCTCGTCGAGCCGGAAGGAGGACAGTTCCGGCTTGAGTGCTCCGCCGTCGAGGCGCGAGATCTCGAGCAGCGCGGTCAGGATTTCCTCGACGGCGTCGAGCGAGGCGTCGATGTTCTCGGCGAGGTCCGGGTGGCCTGCCGTGCGGTCTCGCTCGACCAGCGAGGTCGCGTAGAGCCGTGCCGCGTTGAGCGGTTGCAGGATGTCGTGACTCGCGGCAGCGAGGAAGCGCGTCTTCGAGGCGTTGGCGGCTTCCGCCTCGGCCTTGGCGCGCTGCAGCTCGGCATTGACATGCAGCAGCTCCTCGGTGCGCTCGGCGACGCGCTTCTCGAGGCTCTCATTGGCGCGTTCGAGTTCCTCCTCGCCGGCGACGGTCTCGGTGATGTCGGTATAGGTCGTGACGAAGCCGCCATCCGGCAGGGCGTTGGTTCGGACCTCGATCACCTTCTTCGAGGGAAAGAGCTTGAGGCGGACCGGCTCGCGGTCGTTGACGAAGCTCTCCAGCCGCGCCGCCATCAGATCGTCCTGCGCGCCGTCGCCATAGGCGCCGCGCGCCGCGTTGAAGCGCACGATCTCGTCGAGCCCCGTGCCGAAACGCACCAGCGAGGGCGGCAGGTCGTAGAGCTGGATGAAGGCCTGGTTCCAGGCGAGCAGCCTCAGATCGCGGTCGAGCACCGTGATGCCCTGGCCGGCATGGTCGAGGCCGTGCTGCAGGATGTCGCGATTGTACTGGAGCGCGGCCGAGGCGTCGTCGAGCAGCTTGAAGGCGGCCTCGGTCGAGAGGTTGCGGCGCTTCAGCAGCAGCGAGAGCACGAGGCGCGAGGAGGCCGCGCCGATCGCCGAGGAGAGCAGATGCTCGCCGAAGCGCAACAGGTGGATATCGGCGTCGCGGCCGGGTTCGGTGGTTTCGCCGCGGCCGGTATTGAAGCCGTCGAAGGCGCGCTCGGTGCGCTCCTGGCCGAGATAGCGCGCAATGGTCGACTGCAGCTCGCCCTCGGTGACGCTGGTCCGCCAGAGCGAGAAGGACTGCGCCATCGTCGCCGGCTGGGATTCGACGAAGGCGTTCGCCTGCAGGCGCTCCATCGCATTGGCGGGCCTCAGCAATGAGAAGCCGATATAGGCGAGGATGTTGAGCCCGAGGCTCCAGAACACGCCATGCGGCAGCGCCGGCCAATCCAGGCCGAACAGCGCTTCGGGCCTCAGGCTTTCGGCGCCGAACGGGCCGTTCGCGATGATCTCGCTCCACCAGCCGCCGGGCAAAGCGAGGCTCGGCATCAGCAGCGTATAGGCCCAGACCAGCGTGCCGATCGTCAGCCCCGCCACGGCGCCGAGCGCAGTCCCCCGTCGCCAGAGCAGCCCGCCGAAGAAGGCCGGCGCGATCTGCGCCGTCGCCGCGAAGGACAGCAGGCCGATGGAGACCAGCGCCGCCTCGCCCGAGGCACGGTAATAGACATAGCCGAGCAGGATCACGAGGAAGATGCCGAGGCGGCGGATGATTACGACCTGGGAGCCGAGATCGCCGCCGGTGCTGCCGTTTCCATCGCTGCTGCGGTTGAACCGCCGGCCCGCGCGGCTGGGATCGCTCAGCGTGCGCCGCCCGCGGAGCAGCAGGGGCATGACGATATGGTTCGAGATCATGATCGCGAGCGCGACGGAGGCGACGATCACCATCGCCGTCGCCGCCGAGAGCCCACCGACGAAGACGAGGAGCGCGATCACCCCGGCTTCGCGCTGCAGCGGCAGCAGCAGGACGGTCATGTCGCGGTCGATGCCGCTGCCGGGGATGAGGATCTCGCCGGCCGCCGCCAGCGGCAGCACGAACAGGTTGATCAGCACGAGATAGAGCGGGAACATCCAGGCCGCCCGCCGCACGTCGCGGACGTCGCGGTTCTCGACGATCGTCATGTGGAACTGGCGCGCCAGCAGCAGCGCCGCACAGCTCGACAGCAGGGTCAGCGTCAGGAAGTTCGGCCAGCTCGATGTCCGCTCCCAGATCGGCGGCATG
Above is a genomic segment from Bosea sp. NBC_00550 containing:
- a CDS encoding PAS domain-containing hybrid sensor histidine kinase/response regulator; this translates as MIPTWSVILVALAYLCGLFAVAHIADTSGRKLMTGRARTTIYALALGVYCTSWTFYGSVGFANRAGFDFLGIYVGPILVIGLGHRFVGRIVSIAKSQNITSIADFVGARYGKSERVAALVCIVAVIGALPYIALQLKAVANSLSVFLTATGGHMLMPGVPLLSDLPFLVAIVLAGFACAFGTRHIDATEHQDGLVLAIAVESLIKLVAFLVLGFFIVYGLFGGPGDLLSQAAKPPSGMPPIWERTSSWPNFLTLTLLSSCAALLLARQFHMTIVENRDVRDVRRAAWMFPLYLVLINLFVLPLAAAGEILIPGSGIDRDMTVLLLPLQREAGVIALLVFVGGLSAATAMVIVASVALAIMISNHIVMPLLLRGRRTLSDPSRAGRRFNRSSDGNGSTGGDLGSQVVIIRRLGIFLVILLGYVYYRASGEAALVSIGLLSFAATAQIAPAFFGGLLWRRGTALGAVAGLTIGTLVWAYTLLMPSLALPGGWWSEIIANGPFGAESLRPEALFGLDWPALPHGVFWSLGLNILAYIGFSLLRPANAMERLQANAFVESQPATMAQSFSLWRTSVTEGELQSTIARYLGQERTERAFDGFNTGRGETTEPGRDADIHLLRFGEHLLSSAIGAASSRLVLSLLLKRRNLSTEAAFKLLDDASAALQYNRDILQHGLDHAGQGITVLDRDLRLLAWNQAFIQLYDLPPSLVRFGTGLDEIVRFNAARGAYGDGAQDDLMAARLESFVNDREPVRLKLFPSKKVIEVRTNALPDGGFVTTYTDITETVAGEEELERANESLEKRVAERTEELLHVNAELQRAKAEAEAANASKTRFLAAASHDILQPLNAARLYATSLVERDRTAGHPDLAENIDASLDAVEEILTALLEISRLDGGALKPELSSFRLDELMRQLQREFEPSAQEKGLKLVFMPTSLTLRSDRRLLRRLLQNLISNAIKYTPNGKVLIGCRRRGNQVAVEVIDTGLGIPQSKQKTVFREFQRLDQGAKVARGLGLGLSIVQRIARALDHGLTLDSAPGRGSRFSVLVPRAAPLPAMATGAAPRNAPAGQLAGMRLLVIDNEPAILDGMKRLLEGWGCQVTIAPGLDEALPHVGSKGEADVLIADYHLDHGNGLTAITALRARARTPMPAILLTADRTPHVREAASALDVYLLNKPLKPAALRALLAQWRATRLAAE